The following proteins come from a genomic window of Gossypium raimondii isolate GPD5lz chromosome 5, ASM2569854v1, whole genome shotgun sequence:
- the LOC105769790 gene encoding uncharacterized protein LOC105769790, which produces MMGSDSLAQTKPIPIPTQEEDPSSQSTALLAFDTDSSLDSEVKSSPSNRRTSIIFIVLILLTCIALSAALAFAFLFYSSSSSSSTENKFSRPLKKLEKPVVLLVSSDGFRFGYQFKTPTPNIHRLIQNGTEAEMGLIPVFPSLTFPNHYSIVTGLYPAHHGIINNHFLDPKTGEFFHMASHEPKWWLGEPLWETVVNHGLKAATYFWPGSEVKKGFWDCPEELCMKYNASVAFEDRVDTVLSYFDLPSSEIPVFMTLYFEDPDHQGHHVGPDDPEITEAVARIDRMIGRLIDGLEKRGIFEDVTIIMVGDHGMVGTCDKKLIFLDDLAPWIEIPAEWVWSYSPLLAIHPPPGQAASDVVAKMNEGLESGKIENGKYLKVYLKEELPSRLHYAASDRIPPIIGLIEESFKVEQKRSKRKECGGSHGYDNAIFSMRSIFIGHGPQFGRGKKVPSFENVEIYNLVTSILSIHGAPNNGSSAFPVSILLPRQ; this is translated from the coding sequence atgatGGGTTCCGATTCATTGGCTCAAACAAAGCCGATTCCAATACCGACCCAAGAAGAAGATCCCTCAAGTCAATCTACGGCTCTACTTGCTTTCGACACTGATTCTTCTTTAGACTCGGAGGTAAAATCATCCCCTTCAAACCGCCGCACTTCCATCATCTTCATCGTTTTGATACTCCTCACTTGCATTGCTCTTTCGGCGGCCCTCGCTTTTgctttcctcttttattcttcttcttcttcttcttctacagAGAACAAATTCTCTCGTCCTTTGAAGAAACTGGAAAAACCGGTGGTTCTTTTGGTTTCATCCGATGGGTTTCGATTTGGGTACCAATTCAAGACCCCAACACCAAACATCCACCGTTTGATTCAAAACGGGACTGAAGCTGAGATGGGTTTGATTCCTGTTTTCCCTTCTCTTACTTTTCCTAATCATTACTCCATTGTTACTGGTCTTTATCCTGCACATCATGGTATTATAAATAACCATTTTTTGGATCCCAAAACTGGTGAGTTTTTCCATATGGCTAGTCATGAACCCAAGTGGTGGTTAGGTGAGCCACTTTGGGAGACTGTGGTCAATCACGGATTAAAGGCTGCTACCTATTTTTGGCCTGGAAGCGAGGTGAAAAAGGGCTTTTGGGATTGTCCTGAAGAGTTGTGTATGAAATATAATGCTTCTGTTGCTTTTGAGGATAGAGTGGATActgttttaagttattttgaCTTGCCTAGTAGTGAGATCCCTGTGTTCATGACATTGTATTTTGAGGATCCTGATCATCAAGGTCACCATGTTGGACCTGATGATCCCGAGATCACTGAGGCTGTTGCTAGAATCGATAGAATGATTGGGAGGTTGATTGATGGTTTGGAGAAAAGAGGGATTTTTGAGGATGTTACTATAATTATGGTTGGAGACCATGGAATGGTTGGTACATGTGATAAAAAGCTGATTTTCCTTGATGATTTGGCACCTTGGATCGAAATTCCGGCTGAATGGGTTTGGTCTTATAGTCCGTTGCTCGCTATTCATCCACCTCCGGGTCAAGCAGCATCGGATGTTGTAGCAAAGATGAATGAAGGACTGGAATCTGGGAAGATTGAGAATGGCAAGTATTTGAAGGTTTACCTTAAGGAAGAGCTACCTAGTCGGCTACATTATGCCGCAAGTGACCGAATTCCTCCCATAATCGGGCTGATCGAGGAGAGCTTTAAGGTGGAACAGAAAAGGAGTAAGCGAAAAGAGTGTGGAGGATCACATGGATATGACAACGCAATTTTCTCCATGAGGAGCATTTTTATTGGTCATGGTCCTCAATTTGGCAGGGGGAAGAAAGTGCCGTCTTTTGAGAATGTTGAGATATATAACTTGGTAACTTCAATTCTCAGTATACATGGTGCTCCCAACAATGGGTCTTCAGCATTTCCTGTATCTATTCTTTTACCTAGACAGTAA
- the LOC105770512 gene encoding thioredoxin-like 2-1, chloroplastic: protein MADAIRLSASSFHCSSFLTSSYASTTLNSPQAAFSLSPKFNFDRKICNLSSSFAGVSPLPLTSTKHLLSFKVHAAMTETSKPKWWEKNAGPNMIDIHSTQEFTTALNEAGDRLVIVEFYGTWCASCRALFPKLCKTAQEHPEILFLKVDFDENKAMCKSLNVKVLPYFHFYRGAHGQLESFSCSLVKFKKLKDAIELHRQP, encoded by the exons ATGGCAGATGCTATTAGATTGTCGGCGTCCTCGTTTCATTGTTCATCGTTTCTCACTTCCTCCTATGCATCCACCACCTTGAACTCTCCACAAGCGGCTTTTTCTCTTTCacccaaatttaattttgataggAAAATCTgtaatctttcttcttcttttgccGGCGTTTCTCCTCTTCCTTTGACTTCCACTAAGCATTTGCTGTCTTTCAAG GTGCATGCAGCTATGACTGAAACAAGCAAACCCAAATGGTGGGAGAAAAATGCAGGGCCGAATATGATTGACATTCACTCTACTCAAGAATTTACGACTGCCTTAAATGAAGCTGGAGATAGATTAGTTATTGTTGAGTTTTATGGAACTTGGTGTGCTTCTTGCAGAGCTTTATTTCCCAAG CTCTGCAAAACTGCCCAAGAACACCCTGAAATTTTGTTCCTCAAAGTCGATTTTGATGAGAATAAGGCTATGTGTAAAAGTTTGAATGTTAAGGTGCTTCCTTATTTCCATTTCTACCGTGGGGCGCATGGACAACTCGAATCATTTTCGTGTTCGCTTGTCAAG TTTAAAAAACTTAAGGATGCTATTGAACTGCACAGACAACCGTGA
- the LOC105770511 gene encoding cytidine deaminase 1, protein MDRPRFVIESAEAEQMAKQSGQTVLQLLPSLVKSAQTLARPPISNYHVGAVGMGPSGRIFFGVNLEFPGLPLNQSVHAEQFLITNLSLNAEPRLRYLAVSAAPCGHCRQFLQELRGASDVKILITSSEDEKENKINNNCNDKDQEFTPLSHFLPHRFGPDDLLEKDVPLLLEPHRNGLSFCNDLCNGKINGVDDLKHAAVDAANMSHAPYSGCPSGMALLDVEGKIYKGSYMESAAYNPSLPPAQAALVAYVAGGGGGGYERIVGAVLVEKADAVIKQEHTSRLLLQCISPKCEFKVFHCTKTC, encoded by the coding sequence ATGGATCGACCCAGATTCGTGATCGAGTCCGCCGAAGCCGAACAAATGGCCAAACAATCGGGCCAAACCGTGCTCCAACTCCTCCCGTCGTTGGTCAAATCCGCCCAGACCTTGGCTCGCCCGCCAATCTCGAACTACCACGTCGGAGCCGTCGGAATGGGACCCTCTGGTCGGATCTTTTTCGGGGTCAATCTTGAATTCCCGGGTCTCCCCCTCAACCAGTCCGTCCACGCCGAGCAATTCCTCATCACCAACCTTTCCCTCAATGCGGAACCACGTCTTAGATACCTGGCTGTTTCCGCCGCCCCTTGCGGCCATTGCCGCCAATTCCTCCAAGAGCTCCGTGGCGCCTCCGATGTCAAGATCCTCATAACTTCGTCCGAGGacgaaaaagaaaacaaaataaacaataattgtAATGATAAAGACCAAGAATTTACTCCGTTGTCCCATTTCTTACCTCACAGGTTCGGCCCAGACGATTTGCTAGAAAAAGACGTTCCTCTTCTCCTCGAGCCTCATCGAAACGGCTTGTCCTTTTGCAACGATTTATGCAACGGCAAAATCAACGGTGTCGATGATTTAAAACATGCGGCTGTTGATGCGGCCAATATGTCACACGCGCCTTACAGCGGCTGTCCATCTGGGATGGCGTTGCTGGATGTTGAAGGGAAGATATACAAAGGGTCTTACATGGAATCAGCAGCTTATAATCCGAGTTTGCCACCGGCTCAGGCGGCGCTCGTCGCTTACGTGGCTGGCGGTGGCGGAGGCGGGTACGAGAGGATTGTTGGGGCGGTTCTTGTGGAGAAAGCGGATGCTGTTATTAAACAAGAACATACTTCAAGGCTGCTTTTGCAGTGCATTTCGCCAAAGTGTGAGTTCAAAGTGTTCCATTGTACAAAAACTTGTTAA